The Pelistega ratti genome window below encodes:
- a CDS encoding rod shape-determining protein: protein MFGFLRNYLSTDMAIDLGTANTLIYVRGKGIVLDEPSVVAIRHDGGNGRQVIQAVGRAAKQMLGRVPGNINAIRPMKDGVIADFSVTEQMIKQFIKIVNPRSFLSPSPRIIVCVPCGSTQVERRAIREAALGAGASQVHLIEEPMAAAIGAGLNVSDASGSMVVDIGGGTTEVAIISLGGMVYKGSVRVGGDKFDEAIVNYIRRSKGMLIGDQTAEIIKKEIGSAFPGTEVREIEVKGRNLSEGVPRSFTVTSTEILESLTDPLNQIVSAVKIALEQTPPELGADITEKGIALTGGGALLRDLDRLIQEETGLPVMVAEDPLTCVVRGCGEALEHLESLGPVFINE, encoded by the coding sequence ATGTTCGGATTTTTAAGAAATTATTTATCAACAGATATGGCAATTGACTTAGGTACAGCCAATACCTTAATTTATGTACGTGGTAAAGGCATTGTGCTTGATGAGCCTTCAGTCGTTGCTATTCGTCATGATGGTGGCAATGGTCGCCAAGTTATTCAAGCAGTAGGACGTGCTGCTAAACAAATGTTAGGACGTGTGCCAGGCAATATTAATGCTATTCGTCCTATGAAAGATGGTGTGATTGCCGATTTCTCTGTTACAGAGCAAATGATTAAACAATTTATCAAGATTGTTAATCCAAGAAGTTTCTTATCACCCAGTCCTCGTATTATTGTGTGTGTTCCTTGCGGTTCAACGCAAGTCGAACGCCGTGCTATTCGAGAAGCGGCTTTGGGTGCTGGTGCTAGCCAAGTCCACCTCATTGAAGAGCCAATGGCGGCGGCTATTGGTGCTGGGCTTAATGTATCAGATGCTAGCGGTTCGATGGTGGTGGATATTGGCGGTGGTACGACAGAAGTGGCGATTATTTCACTTGGTGGTATGGTGTATAAAGGTTCTGTCCGTGTAGGTGGTGATAAATTTGATGAAGCCATTGTCAATTATATTCGCCGCAGTAAAGGTATGTTGATTGGTGATCAAACGGCTGAGATTATCAAAAAAGAAATTGGATCGGCTTTCCCCGGTACAGAAGTACGTGAAATTGAAGTAAAAGGTCGTAATCTCTCCGAGGGTGTGCCACGTAGTTTTACCGTTACCTCAACAGAAATTTTAGAGTCATTGACTGATCCCCTTAACCAAATCGTCTCTGCCGTTAAGATTGCTTTAGAACAAACACCACCAGAGCTTGGTGCTGATATTACCGAAAAAGGAATTGCCTTAACAGGTGGCGGTGCTTTATTAAGAGACCTTGATCGCCTTATTCAAGAAGAAACAGGTTTGCCCGTCATGGTAGCAGAAGATCCGCTTACTTGCGTAGTACGTGGTTGTGGTGAAGCCTTAGAACATCTTGAATCTTTAGGCCCTGTGTTTATTAACGAATAA
- the gatC gene encoding Asp-tRNA(Asn)/Glu-tRNA(Gln) amidotransferase subunit GatC: MSLTPNDVSRIARLARLELDETMQAKALEELNSMLDLFETLQSVETTGVAPLAHPLSVHEEVSLRLREDQVTEPSSIEARQALMANAPAESDGLFLVPKVIE, from the coding sequence ATGTCTCTTACACCCAACGATGTTAGCCGAATTGCCCGTCTTGCTCGTCTAGAATTAGATGAAACGATGCAAGCTAAGGCATTAGAAGAACTCAATAGTATGCTAGATTTATTTGAAACCTTGCAATCTGTTGAAACAACTGGTGTTGCACCATTAGCACATCCTTTATCTGTTCATGAAGAAGTAAGCCTACGTTTAAGAGAAGATCAGGTAACAGAGCCTTCTTCTATTGAAGCACGTCAAGCACTGATGGCAAATGCACCTGCTGAATCTGATGGTCTATTCTTAGTTCCTAAAGTTATCGAATAA